The following are from one region of the Microtus ochrogaster isolate Prairie Vole_2 unplaced genomic scaffold, MicOch1.0 UNK144, whole genome shotgun sequence genome:
- the LOC101985519 gene encoding vomeronasal type-1 receptor 4-like, which produces MGFWNLAIRIIFLSQTTTGILGNFFLIFYYLLLYYKKCTLKHTDWILVHLMAANALIILSAGVPQTVALWGFKHFLNDVGCKFLLYFQGFSRSVSIGTTCFLSVFQVLTISPRNSCWKDYKIKVEKSIGCHISLLWILYMLVNSIHFAYTLVNRKSNNVTRKWDFGYCRTVGLSEIGGSLYAAFVVCPEVIFSVFMVWSSGSMVHILYKHKQRVQYIHRSCRTSPESRVTQNILILVSTFLTFYTLSSIFRGYTAVLYNQNWWLKNINDFVSLCFPSFVPIILIYHYSILSKLCLGWIKNKNYSVSF; this is translated from the coding sequence ATGGGATTCTGGAACCTGGcaatcagaattatttttttatcacaAACTACAACTGGAATTCTTGgaaatttctttctaattttctaCTATCTGCTCCTTTACTACAAAAAATGCACATTAAAGCACACAGATTGGATTCTTGTGCACCTAATGGCAGCCAATGCCTTGATCATTCTCTCTGCAGGAGTGCCCCAAACAGTAGCACTTTGGGGATTCAAACATTTTTTGAATGATGTTGGATGCAAGTTCCTACTGTACTTTCAAGGGTTTTCTAGGAGTGTTTCCATTGGGACCACCTGCTTCTTGAGTGTCTTTCAGGTCTTGACCATTAGTCCCAGGAATTCCTGTTGGAAGGATTATAAAATCAAAGTTGAAAAGAGCATTGGCTGCCACATTTCTCTCCTCTGGATACTGTACATGTTGGTAAATTCCATTCATTTTGCATACACGCTTGTCAACAGGAAAAGCAACAATGTGACAAGAAAATGGGATTTTGGATACTGCCGCACTGTAGGTTTGAGTGAAATTGGTGGTTCACTCTATGCAGCATTTGTCGTGTGCCCTGAAGtcatcttttctgtgtttatggTCTGGTCTAGTGGATCCATGGTTCACATTCTGtataaacacaaacagagggTTCAATATATTCATCGTTCTTGCAGAACCTCCCCTGAGTCCAGAGTCACCCAGAACATTCTGATCTTAGTGTCTACCTTTCTGACTTTTTAtactctctcctccatcttcagAGGCTACACTGCTGTTTTGTATAATCAAAATTGGTGGCTCAAGAACATTAATGACTTcgtttctctctgtttcccatcATTTGTACCCATTATCCTTATATATCATTACTCTATTTTATCCAAGCTTTGTTTGGGCtggataaagaataaaaattattcagtctcattttaa